One window from the genome of Myxococcales bacterium encodes:
- a CDS encoding barstar family protein: MTDRAVEDFDTLAATWANLPPGFHRHALDRARAISSPLALAAACNTHALRLAVLDLRPITDKTSLLHALTRALSLPPSARTGFDAATDAIAAYLATPPATTAILLWQSPSLLRRRDPATWRTALDVFTEAAARAASHGPALVLVT, translated from the coding sequence ATGACCGACCGCGCCGTCGAAGATTTCGACACCCTCGCCGCCACGTGGGCAAATCTGCCGCCCGGCTTTCATCGCCATGCACTCGACCGCGCGCGCGCTATATCTTCGCCACTCGCCCTCGCCGCCGCCTGCAACACGCACGCCCTGCGCCTGGCCGTGCTGGATCTCCGACCCATCACCGACAAAACCTCCCTGCTGCATGCGCTGACCCGCGCGCTCTCACTCCCGCCTTCAGCGCGCACCGGCTTTGACGCCGCCACCGACGCCATCGCCGCCTATCTCGCCACCCCACCCGCCACCACCGCCATCTTGCTCTGGCAATCGCCCTCGCTCCTCCGCCGCCGCGATCCCGCCACCTGGCGCACCGCCCTCGACGTCTTTACCGAAGCCGCCGCCCGCGCCGCGTCGCACGGCCCCGCCCTCGTGCTGGTCACCTAA
- a CDS encoding ribonuclease, with protein sequence MPARRAPRLRRLPIAQFVPPKWRAAITIVVAVAVFAFAWWQQSRQPQPSTPAQTPATTQPQSPPPIQAPATAPPADAASLTIPDQTIRNEDGRVLYRGDIDLAATLARIAAGARDEHVNDGAYYRNFERRLPAQHDRDYYREFVVRTPGHRGVGPQRLVLGNRGEAYYTPDHYQTFRKLPVTIAESERP encoded by the coding sequence ATGCCCGCCCGCCGCGCGCCGCGCCTGCGCCGTTTGCCGATTGCTCAATTTGTGCCGCCCAAGTGGCGCGCGGCTATCACGATTGTTGTCGCTGTCGCCGTGTTCGCGTTTGCGTGGTGGCAGCAGTCGCGGCAGCCGCAGCCGTCGACACCGGCGCAAACACCTGCGACGACTCAGCCCCAATCGCCGCCGCCGATACAAGCGCCGGCAACCGCGCCACCCGCCGACGCCGCCTCCCTCACCATCCCCGATCAAACCATCCGCAATGAAGACGGCCGAGTCCTCTATCGCGGCGACATCGATCTCGCGGCAACGCTGGCACGCATCGCCGCCGGCGCGCGCGACGAGCACGTCAACGACGGCGCATACTATCGCAACTTCGAGCGCCGCCTGCCCGCGCAGCACGACCGCGACTACTATCGCGAATTTGTCGTGCGCACGCCGGGCCATCGCGGCGTCGGGCCGCAGCGCCTCGTGCTTGGCAACCGCGGCGAGGCCTATTACACGCCGGATCACTATCAAACCTTTCGCAAGCTGCCCGTGACCATCGCCGAAAGCGAGCGCCCATGA
- a CDS encoding SBBP repeat-containing protein — translation MTISGIWPLALATAVMGLTPNRTSQNVSSSALPSAAAIAGIEVPFQENRGQWDARVAFKADMFAGSLWVTNNGALVHALAGQRAADSRSPSPETAWSLVESFVDGKHTMPTMIDRSPTNVSYFLGDQASQWADRVETASRISLGEVWPGVEVRLQARGSRIEKFFHVSPGASPRAIAVRLDGARKISIDGSGRLIAATDHGDVAFSSPIAFQIIAGQRRDIAVAYRLTPSGYRFTVGSYDQRHELVIDPILQSTYAGGDGTNFARAMVRDSAGNILIAGTTGSLDFPGTTGGAQPSYGGSFDMIVLRFNSSLTTMLQATYLGGDGSDDANSIAVDTAGNVVIAGEAGSNFPGTAGSAQPTWGGSQDMVVVRLNATLTTLVRSTYLGGANSEGAQGLTLDSAGNIFVVGRTGSTDFPGVSGGAQATKGSGNDLVIAKLNSGLTTLIQATYFGGSGAEGELCAITVDESDNVLIAGATSSAAMAGFAGGAQSSYAGGGGDAVIAKFSNALTSLIGATYLGGTGNEGASAIVINSAGNVVITGSTQSANFPGTAGGAQSSHGGGSDMMIAILSSDLTSLVRSTYLGTAMDDHSYALAIDENGDVLIAGKTPGTNFPGVTGGAQATISGVDGDMVIARLNGTLTTLKQATYVGGTADDQAAAIMFDGAGNILVAGHTQSTNFPATSGGAQPAKGAGASNVAVVRLTPSLRLVEPVPPPDAPTITAPAQNAVIGDTTPTISGTCETGAEVVVSEAITELCTTTCAASAFSCTSTALADGEHIIYATQTTAAGESAPSADRTFTVSSNGEDLDADGDGITDDLDNCPLVVNADQADIDDDGVGDACEDTDSPDEPRGCGCSSPATPGAGSGIAVALLVLRTSRTRSKRRTTYM, via the coding sequence ATGACAATAAGTGGGATTTGGCCGCTCGCGCTCGCAACGGCGGTGATGGGTCTCACGCCAAACCGTACCTCGCAAAACGTCAGCTCGTCTGCGCTGCCAAGTGCCGCGGCGATCGCCGGCATCGAGGTGCCGTTTCAAGAAAATCGCGGGCAATGGGACGCGCGCGTCGCCTTCAAGGCCGACATGTTCGCCGGTTCGCTGTGGGTTACAAACAATGGCGCGCTCGTGCATGCGCTTGCGGGACAACGTGCGGCCGATTCGAGGTCACCATCGCCTGAGACCGCGTGGTCCTTGGTCGAATCGTTTGTCGATGGCAAACACACCATGCCCACGATGATCGACCGCTCGCCAACCAACGTTTCGTATTTCCTCGGCGACCAGGCTAGCCAATGGGCTGACCGCGTGGAGACCGCGTCGCGCATCTCGCTCGGCGAGGTGTGGCCTGGCGTCGAGGTGCGCCTGCAGGCGCGCGGCAGCCGTATCGAGAAGTTTTTTCATGTGTCGCCCGGCGCAAGCCCACGCGCCATCGCGGTCCGGCTCGATGGCGCGCGCAAAATCTCCATCGACGGCTCTGGCCGGCTGATCGCCGCAACGGATCATGGCGACGTCGCTTTCTCCTCGCCCATTGCGTTTCAAATCATTGCGGGCCAGCGTCGCGACATCGCGGTAGCCTATCGACTTACGCCCTCGGGCTATCGCTTTACCGTTGGCTCTTATGACCAACGCCACGAGCTCGTCATCGATCCGATCTTGCAAAGCACGTACGCCGGCGGCGACGGCACCAACTTCGCCAGGGCCATGGTTCGCGACAGCGCGGGCAACATCCTTATTGCGGGCACCACCGGCAGCCTCGATTTCCCTGGGACCACTGGCGGGGCCCAACCTTCTTATGGTGGCTCGTTTGACATGATCGTGCTTCGTTTTAACAGCAGCCTCACAACGATGCTGCAGGCAACCTACCTTGGAGGCGACGGCTCAGACGACGCCAATAGCATAGCGGTGGATACCGCCGGCAACGTAGTCATCGCCGGGGAAGCGGGATCAAACTTTCCGGGTACCGCCGGCAGCGCGCAGCCAACATGGGGTGGCTCGCAAGATATGGTTGTGGTGCGCCTAAATGCGACGCTGACGACGCTGGTTCGATCAACGTACCTTGGCGGGGCCAATAGCGAAGGCGCCCAAGGCCTCACCCTTGACAGCGCTGGCAATATCTTTGTGGTCGGGCGAACCGGCAGCACCGATTTCCCTGGCGTGAGCGGGGGCGCACAAGCAACCAAGGGCTCAGGGAACGACCTCGTGATTGCAAAACTCAATAGTGGACTGACCACCCTGATCCAAGCCACCTATTTCGGCGGGTCGGGCGCCGAAGGTGAGCTCTGCGCCATCACCGTCGATGAAAGCGACAACGTGCTGATCGCAGGTGCCACCAGCAGCGCGGCGATGGCCGGCTTTGCTGGCGGCGCGCAATCGTCTTATGCCGGTGGCGGTGGTGATGCCGTTATCGCAAAATTCAGCAATGCCTTGACGTCCCTTATTGGGGCCACTTATTTGGGGGGCACCGGCAACGAAGGTGCGTCCGCGATTGTCATCAACAGCGCCGGCAATGTCGTGATCACGGGTTCGACCCAAAGCGCAAATTTTCCGGGCACCGCAGGCGGCGCACAATCCAGCCACGGCGGCGGCTCCGATATGATGATCGCGATCCTGAGCAGCGACCTGACAAGCCTAGTCAGGTCAACCTACCTAGGCACCGCGATGGACGATCATTCCTATGCGCTAGCAATAGACGAAAATGGCGACGTTCTAATCGCTGGCAAAACGCCTGGCACAAACTTTCCGGGTGTTACAGGAGGCGCGCAAGCGACGATCAGTGGCGTGGACGGAGATATGGTCATCGCGAGGCTTAACGGCACCCTTACAACGTTGAAGCAAGCTACCTATGTCGGCGGCACCGCCGACGATCAAGCGGCGGCTATTATGTTTGACGGCGCAGGCAATATTCTCGTCGCCGGTCACACACAAAGCACCAATTTCCCAGCGACCTCCGGCGGCGCCCAACCAGCCAAGGGCGCAGGCGCATCCAATGTCGCGGTGGTTCGCCTGACGCCGAGCTTGCGGCTAGTTGAGCCCGTGCCGCCACCCGACGCGCCGACCATTACGGCCCCCGCACAGAACGCCGTCATCGGCGACACCACGCCTACGATTAGCGGCACCTGCGAAACCGGCGCCGAGGTGGTCGTGAGCGAGGCCATAACCGAGTTGTGCACCACCACGTGCGCCGCGTCGGCGTTCAGCTGCACATCGACGGCACTGGCCGACGGCGAACATATTATTTACGCCACGCAAACCACCGCCGCGGGTGAAAGCGCACCGTCTGCGGACCGAACGTTTACGGTGAGCAGCAACGGCGAAGACCTCGACGCCGACGGCGATGGCATCACCGATGACCTCGACAATTGTCCGTTGGTGGTAAACGCCGACCAAGCCGACATCGACGACGATGGCGTCGGTGACGCCTGCGAGGACACGGATTCACCAGACGAGCCCAGAGGCTGCGGTTGCTCATCACCCGCCACCCCCGGCGCCGGCTCGGGCATCGCCGTTGCGTTGCTCGTTCTCCGGACATCGCGTACCCGCTCCAAACGTCGAACCACCTACATGTAG
- a CDS encoding ATP-grasp domain-containing protein — translation MTTVNARRAVLVANFDCERTWGGGAPLPARVARRLAPLAPLMRALVPADVSWRLAGMGAPVEAEADEALLAWGALGDAPEQELDDGVTRASFPLAVSTPNAMPTSDEALWALLLAATPHRAAAIAGSDRREVASLHDALGIAFGPMHHVDTMGELQAVLATSAAPFVLKPSLTAAGRDRVVVAQSSDFRTFDIARGLLRDHGRAIVEPWVTRTRDVGQAGLLTSRGELHAFAPHEIVTSSDGTFIGARVHADDAWLPAPWRAQLAAAFVAAAQTLAHVGYRGPFGIDAFAYQTAAGEVFRPLCEINPRLTFGWLAQAWARRLGSPGLLTLRRPSPAQGPTALALTTPVAASSPAAWFVPAPAA, via the coding sequence ATGACCACCGTGAACGCGCGCCGCGCGGTGCTCGTTGCGAACTTTGATTGCGAGCGCACGTGGGGTGGCGGCGCGCCGCTGCCCGCTCGCGTCGCGCGGCGGCTGGCACCGCTGGCCCCGCTGATGCGCGCGCTCGTGCCTGCCGATGTCTCGTGGCGCCTGGCTGGGATGGGCGCGCCGGTGGAGGCCGAAGCGGACGAAGCGCTGCTTGCGTGGGGCGCGCTTGGCGACGCGCCTGAGCAAGAGCTTGACGACGGAGTGACACGCGCCAGTTTTCCGCTCGCGGTATCGACGCCCAACGCCATGCCAACCTCCGACGAGGCGTTGTGGGCCTTGCTGCTTGCGGCGACGCCTCACCGCGCGGCCGCGATCGCCGGCAGCGATCGACGCGAGGTCGCCAGCCTTCACGACGCGCTTGGCATTGCCTTTGGCCCCATGCACCACGTCGACACCATGGGCGAGTTACAGGCCGTGCTCGCCACCAGCGCCGCACCCTTTGTCCTTAAGCCCTCGCTCACCGCCGCCGGACGCGACCGTGTCGTCGTCGCGCAGTCGTCCGATTTTCGGACGTTCGACATTGCGCGCGGCTTGCTGCGCGATCACGGGCGCGCCATCGTTGAGCCATGGGTGACGCGCACGCGCGACGTTGGGCAGGCCGGGCTGCTGACGAGCCGCGGCGAGCTGCATGCGTTTGCGCCGCACGAAATTGTTACGTCGAGCGACGGCACGTTTATCGGCGCGCGCGTGCATGCGGATGACGCGTGGTTGCCGGCGCCGTGGCGCGCGCAGCTAGCCGCGGCCTTTGTGGCCGCCGCGCAAACGCTGGCACACGTTGGCTACCGCGGCCCGTTTGGCATCGACGCCTTTGCCTATCAAACGGCGGCCGGCGAGGTGTTTCGCCCGCTGTGCGAGATCAACCCGCGCCTGACGTTTGGCTGGCTGGCGCAGGCGTGGGCGCGACGCCTCGGCTCGCCGGGGCTGCTGACGTTGCGCCGCCCAAGTCCCGCCCAGGGCCCTACGGCGTTGGCGCTGACGACGCCGGTGGCGGCATCGTCGCCGGCGGCGTGGTTTGTCCCGGCCCCCGCTGCGTGA
- a CDS encoding DUF455 family protein: protein MPKPAHELFAFAARVLQSDALADKLAPPPRSTASSGTPMRLAAPVRPATLQMVPAKLAKVPPPQGLTDPHQRVRILHALANHELQAVELFAWAMLAFADMPPAFHHGLRGILEDEQRHFRLYEARLADDGVAFGDLPVSGHFWNMLDELTTPARFLAVMGLTFENANLDFAQAYRAVALAKHMPALAEVFEIVHREEIAHVRFAYHWLQKLVPGDGWDAYVANLPAPLTPVRARGKEFDVAARHAAGLDDAFIARLARATSVA, encoded by the coding sequence ATGCCTAAGCCAGCGCATGAGCTGTTTGCCTTTGCGGCCCGGGTCTTACAAAGCGATGCGCTCGCCGATAAGCTAGCGCCGCCGCCGCGCAGCACCGCAAGCTCCGGCACGCCGATGCGCCTCGCCGCGCCGGTTCGCCCTGCCACCTTGCAGATGGTGCCGGCCAAGCTCGCCAAGGTGCCGCCGCCGCAGGGTTTGACTGACCCGCACCAACGCGTGCGCATCTTGCATGCGCTGGCCAATCACGAGCTGCAGGCGGTGGAGTTATTCGCGTGGGCGATGTTGGCGTTTGCCGATATGCCGCCCGCCTTTCACCATGGCCTGCGCGGCATTCTTGAAGATGAGCAGCGCCATTTTCGCCTCTACGAGGCGCGGCTGGCCGACGACGGCGTGGCGTTTGGCGATTTGCCGGTGAGCGGGCATTTTTGGAATATGCTCGACGAACTCACCACGCCGGCGCGTTTTCTCGCCGTGATGGGGCTGACGTTTGAAAACGCCAACCTCGATTTCGCGCAAGCCTATCGCGCGGTCGCCCTGGCTAAGCACATGCCGGCGCTCGCCGAGGTGTTCGAGATCGTGCACCGCGAGGAAATCGCCCACGTGCGCTTTGCCTATCACTGGCTGCAAAAGTTGGTGCCTGGCGACGGGTGGGACGCCTACGTCGCCAACCTGCCCGCGCCGCTGACGCCGGTGCGCGCGCGCGGCAAGGAATTTGATGTGGCGGCGCGCCACGCGGCCGGGCTCGATGACGCGTTTATCGCCAGGCTCGCCCGCGCGACGAGCGTGGCATGA
- a CDS encoding calcium/sodium antiporter — protein MPISLEVARLLIGVLMISFGAELLLRGSGSLARKLGSKALVIGLIVIAYGNAAPELAVSTDAALSQATPLALGNIIGSCIANLSLVLGLAAVIRPVIIDGRLLRRELPVLVGSVLLVPLLLLDGTISQVEGGLLIGCAVVLTVLTLTIAARHDHTLGEQRLVDAARDAGQSYAGRTAPRTAWPMALVMFAAAIALLFFGSGVFLDGARALGREVGISDRVLGLTLVALGTAMPELVAGVMAAWRGDGSLAIGSIIGSNLLNVFLVLGVVAWMRPISLGARANMYDLVGLVVITLLAAFFVRSGRQIDRREGAILLAAYATFVTLAAVT, from the coding sequence GTGCCCATTTCGCTCGAGGTCGCGCGCTTGCTCATCGGGGTGCTGATGATCTCCTTTGGCGCGGAGCTGCTGCTGCGCGGCTCGGGCTCGCTGGCGCGCAAATTGGGCAGCAAGGCCCTCGTGATTGGCCTCATCGTCATTGCGTATGGCAATGCCGCACCTGAGCTCGCGGTGTCCACCGATGCCGCGCTGTCGCAAGCGACGCCGCTGGCACTCGGCAACATCATCGGCTCGTGCATCGCCAACCTCAGCCTGGTGCTCGGGCTGGCTGCCGTCATTCGGCCGGTGATCATTGATGGCCGCCTGCTGCGCCGCGAGCTGCCGGTGCTAGTGGGCTCGGTGCTCCTGGTCCCGCTCTTGCTCCTTGATGGCACCATCAGCCAGGTTGAGGGCGGGCTGCTCATCGGTTGCGCGGTGGTGCTGACGGTGCTGACGCTGACCATCGCGGCGCGCCACGATCACACGCTGGGCGAGCAGCGCCTCGTCGACGCTGCGCGTGATGCCGGGCAATCGTATGCCGGCCGTACCGCCCCGCGCACGGCGTGGCCGATGGCGCTCGTAATGTTTGCGGCGGCGATCGCGTTGTTATTTTTTGGCAGCGGCGTTTTCCTCGATGGCGCGCGCGCGCTTGGCCGCGAGGTTGGCATCTCCGATCGCGTGCTCGGCCTGACCCTGGTTGCGCTTGGCACCGCCATGCCCGAGCTGGTGGCAGGCGTGATGGCGGCGTGGCGAGGCGACGGTTCGCTCGCGATTGGCTCGATTATCGGCTCCAACTTGCTCAACGTGTTTTTGGTGCTCGGCGTGGTCGCCTGGATGCGCCCCATCAGCCTCGGCGCGCGAGCCAACATGTACGACCTGGTCGGCCTGGTCGTCATCACCCTGCTGGCGGCATTCTTTGTCCGGAGTGGCCGCCAAATCGACCGCCGCGAGGGCGCCATTTTGCTGGCCGCCTATGCCACCTTTGTGACGCTCGCGGCTGTGACATAG
- a CDS encoding SCO family protein, with protein sequence MLRRMEQVPTLRPSASVPAQAAAPRRISGRLAFVILALLVVVLFSIIAGGSLLAKRGALNLPTLGQMPAFAFVDEAGVPVTEREVVGNVIIANFIFTRCDTICPVSSALMAKLQLDTKDVADGVKLLSFSVDPAYDTPARLAAYAKRYAANPGRWRFLTGDFAQIRSVMEDGLKLALEHNGSEPGAGEGAVPNINHSGHFVLLDRSLAIRGYYDSRDPGRMQALSHHARYLARSGTGRQ encoded by the coding sequence ATGCTTCGCCGCATGGAGCAAGTCCCCACTCTTAGGCCCTCGGCGTCTGTGCCGGCGCAGGCGGCCGCGCCGCGTCGCATCTCGGGTCGGCTCGCCTTTGTCATCCTCGCGCTGCTCGTCGTGGTGCTCTTTAGCATCATCGCGGGCGGGTCACTCTTGGCCAAGCGCGGCGCGCTCAACCTGCCAACGCTTGGCCAGATGCCGGCGTTTGCGTTCGTCGACGAGGCGGGCGTGCCCGTCACCGAGCGCGAGGTAGTCGGCAACGTCATCATCGCAAATTTTATTTTCACCCGCTGCGATACGATCTGTCCGGTGAGTAGCGCGCTGATGGCCAAGCTGCAGCTCGATACCAAGGATGTCGCGGATGGGGTGAAGCTGCTGTCGTTTAGCGTCGATCCCGCGTATGACACGCCGGCGCGCCTCGCGGCCTATGCCAAGCGCTATGCCGCTAACCCTGGGCGCTGGCGCTTTCTTACCGGCGACTTCGCGCAAATCCGCAGCGTCATGGAAGACGGCCTTAAGCTCGCGTTGGAACACAACGGCAGCGAGCCGGGCGCGGGCGAGGGCGCCGTGCCCAACATCAATCACAGCGGGCATTTTGTCCTGCTCGATCGGTCGCTGGCCATTCGCGGCTATTACGATTCCCGAGATCCGGGGCGCATGCAGGCGTTGTCGCATCATGCGCGCTATCTGGCGCGGTCGGGGACGGGGCGCCAGTAG
- a CDS encoding ParA family protein, whose protein sequence is MQCTNCSTRFRPAFVYQVAVGQDGSRQHFCSVGCRKATLGDDAFRAKRARRIAILNQKGGTGKTTTAVNLAAGVAERGNNVLLIDTDAQGNVGVSLGVKGEKSLYHVLVEGADPADVAVPVRNSLDVITCDQTLAAAEIWLARQAPQHRSRVLTKRLNHVQVSRRYDYVVLDCGPSLNLLNQNALSYADEVVIPVTCDYLALVGVKQVLRTIKDVERHLGHSVRVSAVLPTFYDARTKLSREVLETLQGHFKSKCLHPIRHNSRLAEAPSHRQTIFEYAPQSNGAEDYDRVVDWMLTTNSSTDQVVAPDAPATPFFTPTASMHV, encoded by the coding sequence ATGCAGTGTACCAATTGTAGCACTCGGTTCCGCCCCGCGTTTGTCTATCAGGTGGCCGTTGGCCAAGATGGATCTCGCCAGCACTTCTGCAGCGTCGGCTGCCGGAAGGCCACGCTGGGCGACGATGCCTTCCGCGCCAAGCGCGCCCGCCGGATAGCCATCCTCAACCAAAAGGGCGGCACCGGGAAAACCACAACCGCCGTCAACCTCGCCGCCGGCGTCGCCGAACGCGGCAACAACGTCCTGCTCATCGACACCGACGCCCAAGGCAACGTCGGCGTATCGCTGGGCGTCAAGGGCGAAAAGAGCCTCTACCACGTGCTGGTCGAGGGCGCCGACCCTGCCGATGTCGCGGTGCCGGTACGCAATAGCCTCGACGTCATCACCTGCGACCAGACCCTGGCGGCCGCCGAGATTTGGCTGGCGCGCCAGGCGCCGCAGCACCGTTCGCGCGTGCTGACCAAGCGGCTCAATCACGTGCAGGTGTCGCGCCGCTACGACTACGTCGTGCTCGACTGCGGCCCGTCGCTCAACCTGCTCAATCAAAACGCGCTTTCTTATGCCGACGAGGTCGTCATTCCCGTCACCTGCGATTACTTGGCGCTCGTTGGCGTCAAGCAGGTGCTGCGCACCATCAAGGACGTCGAACGCCACCTCGGCCACTCGGTGCGCGTCTCGGCGGTGCTACCGACGTTCTACGATGCGCGCACCAAGCTGTCGCGCGAGGTGCTCGAAACCCTGCAAGGCCACTTCAAGAGCAAGTGCCTGCATCCAATTCGCCACAACTCACGCCTCGCCGAGGCGCCGAGCCACCGGCAAACGATCTTCGAATACGCGCCGCAATCAAACGGCGCGGAGGACTATGATCGCGTGGTCGACTGGATGCTAACCACGAATTCAAGCACCGACCAAGTCGTCGCGCCAGACGCGCCGGCCACACCATTTTTCACGCCAACCGCATCGATGCACGTTTAA
- a CDS encoding HAMP domain-containing histidine kinase codes for MSKTKESETRAASQGGTTVAPAQVERALEAAELEIARLTAALAQYEASHRDVIAIVAHELRTPLTSIVGYADMVADGSFGPIAESLRRPLEVIQRNGHRLRRLADEMLETVRLDADATPLTLCPVDLPGVLTDVAAELELLFRQRRQDLTLHLPPHAVAIGAKDKLHQVVVNLLSNATKYSPVGSTISCLVDLPPIEALGGPWVRLVIENPGPGIAPDMLARLFEPFGTFSNATHHGSSTSDSSGLGLYIARRLIERHAGVISVVSDKNTTQFTVLLPAI; via the coding sequence GTGAGCAAAACCAAGGAATCGGAGACCCGCGCAGCTTCGCAAGGCGGCACCACCGTCGCGCCCGCACAGGTCGAGCGAGCCTTGGAAGCGGCCGAGCTCGAGATCGCGCGGCTGACCGCAGCGCTTGCACAATATGAAGCGAGCCATCGCGACGTCATCGCGATCGTGGCGCACGAGCTGCGCACGCCACTCACCAGCATTGTTGGGTATGCCGACATGGTGGCCGATGGCTCCTTTGGCCCCATCGCCGAGTCGCTGCGGCGGCCGCTTGAGGTCATCCAACGCAATGGGCACCGCTTGCGCCGGTTGGCCGATGAAATGCTCGAAACCGTGCGCCTGGATGCGGACGCCACGCCGCTGACCCTGTGCCCGGTTGATCTACCCGGCGTGCTCACCGATGTCGCCGCCGAGCTAGAATTGTTGTTTCGACAACGACGGCAGGACCTGACCCTGCACCTGCCGCCGCATGCCGTCGCGATTGGCGCCAAGGACAAGTTGCACCAGGTGGTCGTCAACTTGCTGAGCAATGCCACCAAGTATTCGCCGGTTGGCTCGACAATTTCGTGCCTTGTCGACCTGCCTCCCATCGAGGCACTCGGTGGCCCATGGGTGCGCCTGGTGATCGAAAACCCGGGGCCCGGCATCGCGCCCGACATGCTCGCGCGCCTGTTTGAACCGTTCGGGACCTTCTCCAACGCGACGCATCACGGCTCTTCCACCAGCGACTCGTCGGGGCTTGGGCTTTATATTGCCCGGCGCCTGATCGAACGCCACGCTGGCGTGATCTCGGTGGTGTCGGATAAAAACACCACCCAGTTCACCGTGCTGCTGCCCGCGATCTAA
- a CDS encoding HAMP domain-containing histidine kinase gives MLRFSPIKLIIFAVLLAAVALAWYSYSLSQKSYAQERITIRDTLHELAMEKVLGIESQLLATDDKLFAAVNLADLARLDRVVNQLGVPVRSVFVLDEQLEVLPGGYVASRERERAEAIAFREFFEESLLPILPLREVGNDSRGHAHLVVDGLPYLFSFVRRQVEGRSHYIVVESDLLYLVGSVFPQYFDIRSPRLYQVVDDQGEIVYGWPFRGARTVVEAPFVETVDRWRVRVAERQSPAASTLGDRRVFDLTFVALALLVMVAGIVFLLAAMYRERKSIELKSEFVSNVSHELKTPLSIISMFSEMMALGRVTSAEQQQEYAQSIRRESVRLTEIIDNLLDFSRMEAAMDEQDLTQVDLAGIVERALEIAEGRIARAGQTVTRALEPTVTFADEGSMFIAVINLLDNAAKYAGKGNVIAVSVRPQGDQAQITVSDNGPGIAAEEQARVFERFYRSKAARAGKSRGSGVGLALVKRIAQAHGGDVTLTSAIGKGATFTLSIPLTQSPPRRRTPTQAPLPDPV, from the coding sequence GTGCTGCGCTTTTCCCCCATAAAGTTAATTATTTTCGCGGTGTTATTGGCTGCCGTCGCGCTCGCTTGGTACTCGTATTCGCTGTCCCAGAAATCGTACGCCCAGGAGCGCATCACCATCCGCGATACGCTGCACGAGCTGGCAATGGAGAAGGTCCTCGGGATCGAATCCCAGCTCCTGGCAACCGACGACAAGCTGTTTGCCGCGGTGAATTTGGCGGACCTCGCGCGCCTTGACCGGGTCGTTAATCAGCTGGGAGTGCCGGTGCGCAGCGTGTTCGTGCTCGACGAACAATTGGAGGTGCTGCCCGGTGGCTACGTCGCGTCGCGCGAGCGCGAGCGCGCCGAGGCGATCGCGTTTCGCGAGTTCTTTGAGGAGAGCCTGCTGCCGATCTTGCCGCTGCGCGAGGTGGGCAACGATAGCCGTGGCCACGCCCACCTCGTGGTCGACGGCTTGCCCTACCTGTTTTCGTTCGTGCGCCGCCAGGTCGAGGGGCGCTCGCACTACATCGTGGTCGAGAGCGACCTCTTGTATCTCGTTGGCTCGGTCTTTCCCCAGTACTTTGATATTCGCTCGCCGCGGCTATACCAGGTCGTCGACGATCAGGGCGAGATCGTTTATGGCTGGCCGTTTCGCGGCGCGCGCACCGTGGTCGAGGCGCCTTTTGTTGAAACGGTTGATCGTTGGCGGGTGCGGGTGGCCGAGCGCCAATCGCCCGCGGCTTCGACCCTCGGCGATCGACGCGTGTTCGATCTGACCTTCGTTGCCCTGGCGCTGTTGGTGATGGTCGCGGGCATCGTTTTTTTGCTGGCCGCGATGTATCGCGAGCGCAAGTCGATCGAGCTCAAGAGCGAGTTTGTGTCCAACGTGTCGCACGAGCTCAAGACGCCGCTGTCGATCATCTCGATGTTTAGCGAGATGATGGCGCTGGGCCGCGTCACCAGCGCCGAGCAGCAGCAAGAATACGCGCAGTCCATTCGCCGCGAGAGCGTGCGCCTGACCGAGATTATCGACAACCTGCTCGACTTCTCGCGCATGGAGGCGGCCATGGATGAGCAGGATCTCACGCAGGTCGATCTGGCGGGCATCGTCGAGCGCGCCCTGGAGATCGCCGAGGGACGCATCGCGCGCGCGGGGCAGACGGTGACCCGCGCGCTCGAGCCGACCGTAACGTTTGCCGACGAGGGCTCGATGTTTATTGCCGTCATCAACCTGCTCGACAATGCCGCGAAGTATGCCGGCAAGGGCAATGTCATTGCGGTGTCGGTGCGGCCCCAAGGCGATCAGGCGCAGATCACGGTGAGCGATAATGGGCCGGGCATCGCGGCGGAAGAGCAGGCGCGCGTGTTCGAACGCTTCTATCGCAGCAAGGCGGCGCGGGCGGGCAAGAGCCGTGGCTCGGGCGTTGGCCTGGCGCTGGTCAAGCGCATCGCGCAGGCGCACGGCGGCGATGTGACGCTGACCAGCGCGATCGGCAAGGGTGCGACGTTTACGCTGTCGATTCCGTTGACGCAATCGCCCCCGCGCAGGCGCACCCCGACGCAAGCGCCGCTGCCTGACCCCGTGTGA